A section of the Sedimentisphaera cyanobacteriorum genome encodes:
- a CDS encoding DNA-methyltransferase yields the protein MSRFLPQGFVDLLIADPPYNMSKSYNGTSFSRCSENEYEEYTESWISSLKHTLKPNASVYICSEWQCSGAVQRAASRHFKIQNRITWQREKGRGAKMNWKNSSEDIWFCTAGADYTFNIEKVKQKKKVIAPYRDKLGEPKDWQKEGKGAFRLTHPSNIWFDITVPFWSMAENTGHPTQKPEKLIAKLILASSNEGDFVFDPFLGSGTTSVAAKKLSRNFAGVEREKYYCCLTEKRLENTRESKSIQGYKDGCFWDRNCL from the coding sequence AAAGCTACAACGGAACAAGCTTTTCACGGTGCTCAGAGAACGAGTATGAAGAATATACCGAAAGCTGGATAAGCTCGCTCAAGCATACGCTCAAGCCGAACGCATCTGTTTACATCTGCAGTGAATGGCAGTGCTCAGGGGCAGTGCAGCGGGCTGCATCGAGGCATTTCAAGATTCAAAACAGAATCACATGGCAGAGAGAAAAGGGCCGCGGGGCAAAGATGAACTGGAAAAACTCAAGCGAGGACATCTGGTTTTGTACGGCAGGTGCTGATTATACCTTCAATATTGAGAAAGTGAAGCAGAAGAAAAAGGTAATCGCACCTTACAGGGATAAACTCGGCGAGCCTAAAGACTGGCAGAAAGAAGGAAAAGGTGCATTCCGGCTCACGCACCCTTCCAATATCTGGTTTGATATTACTGTTCCATTTTGGAGCATGGCCGAGAATACCGGACATCCCACACAGAAGCCTGAAAAGCTGATTGCCAAGCTGATTCTTGCAAGCAGCAATGAAGGAGATTTTGTATTCGACCCGTTTCTCGGCAGCGGAACCACGAGCGTTGCCGCAAAGAAGCTGAGCAGAAATTTTGCAGGCGTTGAACGGGAAAAGTATTACTGCTGCCTCACTGAAAAAAGGCTTGAAAACACAAGGGAAAGCAAATCTATCCAAGGATATAAAGATGGATGTTTCTGGGACAGAAACTGCCTTTAA
- a CDS encoding pyridoxal phosphate-dependent aminotransferase codes for MVKVSRRAKEVPASATMAVASRAKELKAQGVDVVSFGAGEPDFDTPEHIKQAAVKALKDGKTGYTPTPGIPELREAVADKLKRDNDLEYEPTQVIINVGAKHSIYSTMQAIVDPGDEILLPAPYWVTYPEAIKLAGGKPVAIAGQEENQHKVSAEQIKAAITDKTAALLLNSPNNPGGFTYTPEELRKIAEVLEGTDITVISDEIYEKLVYGDTEFMSFAAVSNDALERTVTINGWSKAYAMTGWRLGFTAGPQDIISAMGRIQSHMTQNPVSFVQYAGIAAFDCADEVEKMRSEFEKRAEYTYNRLNGIYGVHCDRPTGAFYCFPDVSSFYGKKIGGEIINGSMDFAKGLLEQANVAMVPGGPFGCDKNIRLSFACSMENIEKGIDRLEQWLTS; via the coding sequence ATGGTAAAAGTAAGTCGAAGAGCGAAAGAAGTGCCGGCTTCAGCTACTATGGCTGTTGCATCAAGGGCTAAAGAGCTGAAGGCTCAAGGGGTAGATGTAGTCAGTTTCGGTGCAGGCGAGCCGGATTTTGACACACCGGAACATATTAAGCAGGCTGCTGTTAAGGCTTTGAAAGACGGAAAAACAGGCTACACTCCAACGCCTGGAATTCCTGAGCTCAGAGAAGCTGTTGCAGATAAACTCAAAAGAGACAACGACCTCGAATACGAACCTACTCAGGTGATTATCAACGTAGGTGCGAAACATTCAATCTATTCAACAATGCAGGCAATTGTGGATCCAGGGGATGAGATTCTACTTCCTGCCCCGTACTGGGTAACTTACCCGGAGGCAATTAAACTTGCCGGCGGCAAGCCTGTAGCAATAGCAGGTCAAGAAGAAAATCAGCATAAGGTTAGTGCAGAGCAGATTAAGGCTGCAATAACAGATAAAACTGCCGCCCTTCTGCTGAACTCTCCAAACAACCCTGGCGGATTTACCTATACACCTGAAGAACTGCGGAAAATAGCCGAGGTTCTTGAAGGTACCGATATCACAGTAATCTCAGACGAGATATACGAAAAGCTTGTTTACGGCGACACAGAATTTATGAGCTTTGCTGCTGTAAGCAATGACGCATTAGAAAGAACGGTAACCATCAACGGCTGGAGCAAGGCATACGCCATGACCGGCTGGCGGTTAGGCTTCACTGCCGGCCCGCAGGATATAATCTCGGCGATGGGCAGAATTCAGTCTCATATGACGCAGAATCCTGTAAGCTTTGTTCAGTATGCAGGCATCGCAGCATTTGACTGCGCAGATGAAGTAGAGAAAATGCGAAGCGAATTCGAAAAAAGAGCAGAATACACCTACAACCGTCTTAACGGCATCTACGGTGTTCACTGCGACAGACCTACCGGAGCTTTCTACTGCTTCCCGGATGTAAGCAGCTTCTACGGCAAGAAAATCGGCGGGGAGATCATAAACGGAAGTATGGACTTTGCTAAAGGGCTCCTGGAGCAGGCTAACGTTGCGATGGTTCCGGGCGGGCCATTTGGATGCGATAAAAACATCAGGCTGAGCTTTGCCTGTTCAATGGAAAATATCGAAAAAGGAATAGACAGGCTTGAGCAATGGCTGACGAGCTGA
- a CDS encoding glycosyltransferase family 2 protein, which produces MVNEEALKPALSVFFPCFNEEQNLGGLIEETLSFLPEISDNFEIIAVDDGSTDKTAQIAQEYARKDSRVRLVSHDSNKGYGEALKTGFREASKEYVFYTDGDKQFSIKDLSRIIPLAAGEDAPADIVSCYRQNRQDNIFRKLTGHTWNILMCLLFGFKLKDIDCAFKLYRREIFDNIKLKSSGALIDTEILVRARKKGFRITQLPVRHYPRVYGESSGAKPAVVFKAFAELSKLWLDIVTDH; this is translated from the coding sequence ATGGTAAACGAAGAAGCTCTTAAGCCGGCACTGAGTGTTTTCTTCCCGTGCTTCAATGAAGAGCAAAATCTGGGCGGACTCATTGAGGAAACGCTCAGCTTCCTGCCTGAAATAAGCGATAATTTTGAGATAATAGCAGTTGACGACGGCAGTACAGACAAAACAGCCCAAATCGCTCAAGAATACGCCCGAAAAGATTCAAGAGTGAGATTAGTGAGCCACGATTCCAACAAGGGATACGGAGAGGCTCTCAAAACCGGCTTCAGAGAAGCGAGTAAAGAGTATGTTTTCTACACAGACGGTGATAAGCAGTTTTCGATTAAAGATTTGAGCAGGATTATCCCGCTTGCAGCAGGCGAAGATGCACCAGCGGATATCGTCTCCTGCTACCGTCAAAACCGTCAGGACAACATCTTCAGGAAACTCACCGGACATACTTGGAACATCCTTATGTGCCTGCTCTTCGGCTTTAAGCTCAAGGATATCGACTGCGCTTTTAAGCTTTACCGCAGAGAAATATTTGATAATATTAAGCTCAAGAGCTCAGGAGCGCTTATAGACACTGAAATACTCGTGAGAGCCCGTAAGAAGGGGTTTAGGATTACTCAGCTGCCGGTCAGACATTACCCGAGGGTTTACGGGGAGTCTTCCGGGGCCAAACCTGCTGTAG